A region from the Blautia faecicola genome encodes:
- a CDS encoding type II toxin-antitoxin system RelE/ParE family toxin, translating to MSDKKYEVIVSDRAKRMLGTHIQFMAQVNKNAASAKKKEIIRALKSLEYMPQRYPFFEEPFILSNKYHKMFVEKWYLILFQIKDNMVYVDYILDCRKDYSWLLER from the coding sequence ATGTCTGATAAAAAATACGAAGTAATTGTTTCAGACAGAGCAAAGAGAATGTTGGGGACACACATCCAGTTCATGGCTCAGGTCAATAAAAATGCAGCATCTGCAAAAAAGAAAGAAATCATAAGGGCACTTAAATCCTTGGAATATATGCCACAGCGTTATCCATTTTTTGAAGAACCCTTTATACTTTCAAATAAATATCATAAGATGTTTGTTGAAAAATGGTATCTAATTCTTTTCCAGATCAAAGACAATATGGTATATGTAGATTATATTCTTGATTGCCGCAAGGATTATAGTTGGCTGTTAGAGCGTTAA
- a CDS encoding HipA domain-containing protein: MIDFTNCTLDNLRAYDGANGSKICVFYNDERYMIKFPALAKDNKDMHYSNGCLNEHIASSIFSSLGIETQETKLGVYRNKSVVACKDFCEPGERILNFGMIKNRCIDSDKSGFGTELQSVLDAIDMQQVYDPLKMKDHFWKMFAADALLGNFDRHNGNWGIVVNEINNHVRIAPVYDNGSCLYPQLTDKQMENILNDRNELDRRLYVFPNSALKLNDKKINYLDFLSNTKDPNCIEALRYVQRHYDQKKVDKILNETPMSDIKRNFYHTMITARKEHIIDKAMEQHLDKNIRLKDGSYITGKELQSLILSGKTVSLWKEDKDKIHTIEKPDR; this comes from the coding sequence ATGATTGATTTTACAAACTGTACATTAGACAATTTAAGGGCGTATGATGGCGCTAACGGCTCAAAGATATGTGTATTTTATAATGATGAAAGATATATGATTAAATTTCCAGCTCTTGCAAAAGATAACAAGGATATGCATTACAGTAATGGTTGTTTAAATGAACATATTGCAAGTTCGATTTTTTCATCATTAGGTATCGAAACACAAGAGACAAAGCTTGGAGTTTATCGAAATAAAAGTGTAGTTGCATGTAAAGATTTTTGTGAGCCAGGGGAGCGAATTTTGAATTTTGGTATGATAAAAAACCGTTGCATAGATAGTGATAAATCTGGATTTGGCACCGAACTTCAATCTGTTTTAGATGCGATTGATATGCAGCAGGTTTATGACCCACTCAAGATGAAAGACCATTTTTGGAAGATGTTTGCAGCAGATGCTTTACTTGGTAACTTTGATAGGCATAATGGTAACTGGGGAATAGTAGTTAATGAAATTAATAATCATGTGCGAATTGCCCCGGTTTATGATAATGGTTCCTGTCTATATCCGCAATTAACGGATAAGCAAATGGAAAACATTTTAAACGACAGAAACGAACTAGACCGCCGATTATATGTTTTTCCAAATTCCGCATTAAAATTAAACGACAAAAAAATAAATTACTTAGACTTTTTGAGTAATACAAAAGATCCAAATTGTATCGAAGCTCTTCGTTATGTCCAGAGACATTACGACCAGAAAAAAGTGGATAAAATATTAAATGAAACACCAATGTCTGATATAAAAAGAAATTTCTATCACACAATGATAACAGCGCGTAAAGAGCATATTATCGACAAAGCTATGGAACAGCATTTAGATAAAAATATCCGGTTAAAGGATGGCTCGTATATCACAGGTAAGGAACTCCAAAGTCTTATTTTAAGCGGAAAAACGGTGTCTCTTTGGAAAGAAGATAAAGATAAAATCCATACTATTGAAAAGCCTGACAGATAA
- a CDS encoding RNA-guided endonuclease InsQ/TnpB family protein, with amino-acid sequence MRKLLKSFKTEINPTVEQKIKINKTIGTCRYVYNFYLSHNKALYDNGEKFMTGKSFSVWLNNEYIPNNPDKVWMKEVYSKAVKKSIEDGCIAFTRFFKHQSAFPNFKRKGKSDVKMYFVKNNPKDCRCERHRLNIPTLGWVRIKEKGYIPTTKEGWKIKSGTVSIKAGRYYVSVLVEIPDAKIANNSNGGIGIDLGLKDLAIVSNGKTYKNINKSARIKKLEKKLRREQRCLSRKYENLKKGESTQKNIQKQKLKVQRLHHKIDNIRTDYINKSIAEIVKTKPSYITIEDLNVSGMMKNRHLSKAVASQKFYEFRTKLKAKCDENGIELRVVDRWYPSSKICHCCGAIKKDLKLSDRIYRCNCGYVEDRDFNAALNLRDALTYEVA; translated from the coding sequence ATGAGGAAATTGCTAAAGAGCTTCAAAACGGAAATAAATCCGACAGTCGAGCAAAAAATCAAGATTAACAAGACTATCGGCACTTGTAGGTACGTTTACAACTTTTATCTCAGTCACAACAAAGCTTTATACGATAACGGTGAAAAGTTTATGACTGGCAAGAGTTTCAGCGTATGGCTCAATAATGAGTACATTCCTAATAATCCTGATAAAGTATGGATGAAAGAAGTGTATTCAAAAGCTGTAAAAAAGTCCATTGAAGATGGATGTATTGCATTTACAAGATTTTTTAAACATCAAAGTGCTTTTCCTAATTTCAAAAGGAAAGGTAAGTCTGATGTAAAAATGTATTTCGTAAAGAATAATCCTAAAGATTGTAGATGCGAGAGACATAGGTTGAACATACCCACTTTAGGTTGGGTACGCATTAAAGAAAAAGGTTATATACCAACAACTAAAGAGGGATGGAAAATCAAAAGCGGTACAGTATCCATCAAAGCAGGCAGATACTATGTGTCAGTTCTTGTAGAAATTCCTGACGCTAAAATTGCTAATAATAGCAATGGTGGTATAGGAATTGACCTGGGTTTGAAAGACTTGGCGATTGTTTCCAATGGTAAAACTTATAAAAATATCAATAAGTCAGCAAGAATTAAAAAATTGGAAAAGAAACTGCGTAGAGAACAAAGATGTCTCTCACGCAAGTATGAAAATTTAAAGAAAGGAGAGTCCACTCAAAAGAATATACAAAAGCAAAAGCTCAAAGTACAAAGACTTCATCATAAAATAGATAATATCCGTACGGATTATATCAATAAATCAATAGCAGAGATAGTGAAAACCAAGCCATCTTATATAACTATTGAAGATTTGAATGTATCAGGAATGATGAAGAACAGACATCTATCAAAAGCCGTTGCGTCACAAAAGTTCTATGAATTTAGAACTAAGCTCAAAGCTAAGTGTGATGAAAATGGTATTGAATTAAGAGTCGTAGACAGATGGTATCCATCATCCAAAATATGTCATTGCTGTGGTGCTATCAAGAAAGATTTGAAGCTTTCAGATAGAATATACCGTTGTAATTGTGGCTATGTCGAGGATAGGGATTTCAATGCTGCTCTTAATCTAAGAGATGCTTTAACTTACGAAGTTGCATAA
- a CDS encoding IS607 family transposase, whose amino-acid sequence MTNYKPKDFAELLGVSVKTLQRWDREGILKANRTPTDRRYYTYDQYLQFKGINTENDNRQIVIYARVSTKNQKDDLQNQVTFLRQFCNAKGIIVDQCIEDYGSGLNYNRKKWNQLLDEVMEQKIKTIIVTHKDRFVRFGYDWFEKFCMKFNTNIVVVNNEELSPQEELVQDIVSILHVFSCRLYGLRKYKKQIERDEEIAKELQNGNKSDSRAKNQD is encoded by the coding sequence ATCACTAATTACAAACCAAAAGATTTTGCTGAATTATTGGGTGTCTCAGTCAAAACGTTACAACGTTGGGATAGAGAGGGGATTCTGAAAGCAAATCGGACTCCGACTGATAGGCGTTATTATACTTATGACCAATATCTTCAGTTTAAGGGTATAAATACTGAAAACGATAATCGTCAGATTGTTATTTATGCCAGAGTATCTACAAAAAACCAAAAAGATGATTTACAAAACCAAGTAACTTTTTTACGTCAGTTTTGCAATGCTAAAGGTATCATTGTAGATCAATGTATTGAAGATTATGGAAGTGGGCTTAACTACAATCGTAAAAAGTGGAATCAATTATTAGATGAAGTAATGGAACAAAAAATCAAAACTATTATAGTTACACATAAAGATAGATTTGTCAGATTTGGCTATGATTGGTTTGAAAAATTCTGTATGAAGTTTAATACAAACATAGTGGTAGTGAATAATGAAGAACTATCACCACAGGAAGAACTCGTACAGGATATTGTTTCTATACTCCATGTGTTCTCTTGCAGGTTGTATGGACTTCGTAAGTATAAAAAACAAATAGAAAGGGATGAGGAAATTGCTAAAGAGCTTCAAAACGGAAATAAATCCGACAGTCGAGCAAAAAATCAAGATTAA
- a CDS encoding JAB domain-containing protein yields MIINNYNLIFNEEKLPTLLKEATIDAPEILTIDKPIYAVEVLNKMFHARNRTEEEFYVIAFRTSAMIGVFKFSMGTMSQTCFTPAEIFRRLLIIGANSYIIAHNHPSGSIKPSKEDDQATERIKRAGDILGITMLDHIIIGDSYYSYRENCEFQNQ; encoded by the coding sequence ATGATAATCAACAACTACAATTTAATCTTCAATGAGGAGAAGCTTCCAACACTATTAAAGGAGGCTACAATCGATGCGCCGGAAATACTCACTATAGACAAGCCAATCTACGCCGTAGAGGTGTTGAATAAAATGTTTCATGCGAGAAACCGCACGGAAGAGGAGTTCTATGTCATAGCATTTCGAACATCTGCGATGATAGGAGTGTTTAAATTCTCAATGGGAACGATGAGCCAGACTTGTTTCACCCCAGCGGAAATATTCAGAAGGCTTCTTATTATCGGAGCCAATTCGTACATAATAGCCCATAATCATCCTTCGGGTTCGATTAAACCATCGAAAGAGGATGATCAGGCAACCGAAAGGATAAAAAGAGCTGGTGATATTCTCGGTATTACAATGCTCGATCATATAATAATAGGCGATAGCTATTATTCTTATCGGGAAAATTGTGAATTTCAAAATCAATAA
- a CDS encoding DUF1292 domain-containing protein: protein MITVDLTLPSGDVTRNALLMLFSVNDNSYAATIRIDENNVPYPVDVALYIADIHSDGTFDLYDILDQKEYLSASNAFSKLLDYL from the coding sequence ATGATAACTGTAGATTTAACTCTTCCATCTGGTGATGTCACCCGTAACGCTCTTCTCATGTTATTTTCAGTTAATGATAATTCCTATGCCGCTACCATACGAATAGATGAGAATAATGTGCCGTATCCCGTAGACGTCGCTCTCTATATCGCAGATATCCACAGCGACGGGACTTTCGATTTATATGATATCCTTGATCAAAAAGAATATCTTTCTGCTTCTAATGCTTTCTCAAAACTGCTTGATTATCTATGA
- a CDS encoding type II toxin-antitoxin system Phd/YefM family antitoxin: protein MIIRPSAAIRQNYNEIAEMCRKTEEPIFLTKNGEGDLVVMDIETYNRREKMLKLREELLAVEEERLAGRNGCMLDELDDYLDTVIAEV from the coding sequence ATGATAATTCGTCCTTCAGCAGCAATTCGTCAAAATTATAATGAAATTGCTGAAATGTGTCGCAAAACAGAGGAACCGATTTTCTTAACTAAAAATGGTGAAGGCGATTTAGTTGTCATGGATATAGAAACATATAATCGTCGGGAAAAGATGCTGAAATTAAGGGAAGAGCTCCTTGCTGTTGAGGAGGAGAGGCTGGCTGGAAGAAATGGATGTATGCTAGACGAACTCGATGATTACCTTGATACTGTAATTGCAGAGGTGTGA